The nucleotide sequence CGGCGCGGCCAGGTTCGCCAGGCCTTGGCCGAACAGCTCGCGGTCGCTGTCGTGCCGCTCCGAGACGCTCATCGCGTCCGCGGCGGTGGCGGACATCAGTGACTCCAGCGCGGCGAGGGCCGCCACGGCGATCGCGGCCGTCGCCAGCTTCGGTACGTCGGCGACGTGGAAGAACCCGAGCGAGGGGGCCGGCAGTCCGGAAGGCAGGTGCCCGATCGTCGCCACGTCCAGGCTGACGCCCGAGGCAATGAGCGTGGCGGCGACCACGGCGAGCAGCGAGAACGGGACGCCTGGCCGCAGTCGGGCTCCGACCAGCATCACCACGGCCACGCCGGCGGCGAGCGCGGGTGCCGCGAGTCGCGGGTCGGCGACGAAGTCGGCGAGGGCGTCCCAGGCGGCGGCGACGACGTTCTCCGCCCCCGACGGCTTCACCCCGAGTGCCGCGGGCACCTGCTGGAGACCGATGACGGCGGCGATGCCGAGGGTGAAGCCCTCCACCACCGGCGCTGGGACGAACGCCATGAATCGCCCGGCGCCGCCGAGCGCCGTCGCCACCAGCAGCAGGCCGGCGAGCAGGCCCACCGTCAGCACCCCGTCGGTGCCGTAGCGGTGGACGATCGGCACCAGGACCACGGTCATCGCGCCGGTCGGCCCGCTGACCTGCAGGTTGGAGCCGCCGAACAGGGCCGCGAGCGCGCCGGCGACCACTGCGGTCGCCAGACCCGCCTGGGCGCCCGCGCCGGAGGCCACACCGAACCCGAGGGCGAGGGGCAGGGCGACGATCGCCACCGTCACCCCGGCCAGCAGGTCCCTGCGCGGTGAGCGCCGCATCGTCGCCCACACTGCGTGATCGGGTAGCACCGCCCGCACCCGCACCCCGAAACGGCGTGCGGCCACGGCCACCGTGCCGCTCATGCGCCCGCCGCCCGCCGCCCGGGCCCGCCGAGCTCGGCGAGTAGCTCCGACTGGTCCGTGATCATCCTGGAGAGGATCCGCCGCGCCGCCTGCAGCAGCTCCGCCACGTCCGGCGTGCTCAGCGCGTACACCACGGTGTTGCCCTCCCGCGTGGCCGACACCAGCTGGGTGCGGCGCAGCACTGCCAGCTGCTGTGACAGGCTCGAGGGCTCGATCCCGATCTCCGTCAGCAACTCGCGCACCGGCCGCGGCCCGTCCTGCAGCAGCTCCAGCACCCGGATGCGCACCGGATGACCCAGCGTGCGGAAGAACTCCGCCTTCGCCTGATACAGCGGAATCGTCATCAGTCCTGCTCCTCCTCATCCGCCGCACGGTCCAGCGCAACGCCGTGGTGGGCCGCGATCCGCAGCAACTGCGTGATCCGCCCCGCGTATGCCTGCGCCCGGTCCTGATCGCCGACTTCCCGAGCCTGCGCCCGCAACCGGCGGGCCTCGGCCAGTTGCTCGCGAGGTTCCGCGTCGAACACGCCGCTCATCGCCGCCGTCCTCCACCCGCAGGCCGTGGCACCGCACGCACGGCCTCTCAGTACAAGGATGCAGCATGTATGAATATGAAGAATTCTTCAAATGGCTACTATCGCAATCCTTGTCCCGGTGGCGGGAGTCTGAGGATCGTGTGACCTCGAGCGGGCGGCCCGGGTGTGCGAGGAGTCTGCCGGAGGCGGGCCTGCCGGCGACTCCCGCCGACCGGGCTCGGGACCGTCCGGGCATCACTGCCTGCCTCCGCCTGTCGCTCGCCATGGAGGGCAGTCGCGACTGGTGACACCTTCCGTCGGGCCGGACCGGCAGTGGTGCAGGTGGCCGGGTCAGTCGGTGGGGCCGGGGCTGAGCTCGCCGAGGAGTTCGGCGCGGTCGGTGATGACGTCGGTGAGGATGGAGCGGGCGACGGCGAGGAGTTGGGCGACCTCGGGGCTGGTGATCCGGTAGATCACGGCGGCGCCGTCCCGTCGGGAGGTGACGACGCCCGTGCGGCGCAGCACGGCGAGCTGCTGGGAGAGGTTGGAGGCTTCGACGCCGACGTCGGTGAGGAGTTCGGCGACGGCATGTTCGCGCTGGCTGAGGAGTTCGAGGACGCGGATGCGCACCGGGTGGCCGAGGGTTTTGAAGAACTCGGCCTTGATCTGGTACAGCGGCACGGCGGTGACGGAGGGTTGCGTATCGGCAGGCATGGGGTCACCGTCCGTGTCGGGGGCCAGGGGTATGGGGATTCGACTCTAGCAATGCAGGTGGGGCCACGATCGGTGCCGACCTGCGCCCGGCAGGTGTCGGCCGGGGCGGCGGTCGTATCCGGAACCGTGTCGCCCCGGGCGGTCCGAGCGGCTGGGACTTGCAAAGATTCGCAACTGATAAACTCATTATCTCGGCGGCTCCCCGGTGGTGCCGCTGGAGCGGGCTCGCAGTGCCAAGGGGGTGCAGCGGGCCCGCACCCTTTCCCGAGATATTGCGACAGACAGGGAAGACCGGGTCCATGAGCGAGAACCTGCCCCCGTGCCCGAAGTGTTCGAGCGAGTACACCTACGCGATGGACGCACTGGTGGTGTGCCCCGAGTGCGGACATGAGTGGGCTCCCGCCGACAGCGGCACGCAGGCCCCCGGTGGCCGGCTGGTCAAGGACGCGGTCGGCAACGTGCTGAGCGACGGCGACACCGTGACCGTCGTCAAGGCGCTCAAGGTCAAGGGCAGCGCCTCCGGCATCAAGGCCGGCACCAAGGTCCGCAACATCCGCCTGGTCGACGGAGTGGACGGCCACGACATCGACTGCCGGATCGAAGGCTTCGGCGCCATGCAGCTCAAGTCGAGCGTCGTCAAGAAGGCCTGACCCCCCTGTCCTGCGCGCGGCACCGCCGCCGGGCCTTGCCTCATCGGCCCGCAGACCCGGGACCGCAGGCAGATGGGCCGCACCCGCATCGGGCTCGCGTCGGCTGCGGAACGCCGGCACCGCTTCGTGCTTGCGGGTCACCGAGGACAGCTGCTGCGCCGGCGCAGCGCGAATGTCTTCTCGTCGGCGTCCCGGCCGCTGCGGGGGGCTGTCGTGCACCGGGGGTGTCGCAGGAGTGCCTCGGTTTCCCGGCCCCGCGGGGCCGGGAAACCGAGGGTGCGGCCGTGGTGCGGTCAGATGCGGCCGTGGTGCTTCAGGGCGCGCCTGGTCTGGGCGAACAGCATGCCGACGTTGACGGACTTGCGGCAGACCACGACGGCGACCACGTCCTCCTCACCTTCCATCCGCAGGAAGAGGTGGGTCAGGTTGTCGCTGTTGACGAGGATCTCCTGGAAGTAGTGCCGGTCGGACACCACGCCGCGGCGTTCCTTGAAGATGCCCTCGATCATCGCCACGTTGCGGCCCTGGAACAGGTCGAGCGTGGCGGCTGCGAGCAGGTCGAGCACCTCCGACGGGTGCGAGTCGACGGTTTCCACGGCCAGCAGCATGCCGGTGGTCATGTCGATGACGCCCGAGGCCACGCAGTCGGGCACGTCCGATCGAAGGATCTTGACGAGTCCCGACACCCGGTCGGACATGCTGGTTCCCTGTGTGTTCACTGCGCTCCTCTTCTCGGGCCCGGGCGTGCGCCGTCCGGGCCGGTGGTGGTCTTCAGCGGTGTGCGGCTGGTGTGCGCGGGGCGGTGAGCAGGCGGTCGATCCGCCGGACGGCCTGCTCGCACTGGCCCTCCAGCCGGGCCAGGTCCATGTCCTTGCCGCCCAGCAGGGTCAGCACGCCCATGTCGCCGACCGGGCGCACCACGAGGTAGCCGTCGCCGTAGCGGGCGGCGCTCCACCGCAAGGCGTCCCTCCCGGTCGCTGCCCCGGCGCGGTGCGCCAGGCCGAGTACGGCCGCCGCCAGGGCGGACAGGCACTCCCCGTCGACCCTGTCGCCGGTGTCCGCGGCGACGAGAAGGCCGTCCACCGCCGAGACCACGACCCCGGTGACACCGGTGCCGTTGTCGCGCAGTTCCCCTATCTCGGCGATCAGATCATTGCTCGTGTCGGTCACAACTCTCCTGTCGATCGAAGAACGTTCACCTCGCCGGTCCTCGGCCGGCGAGGTGGGACCCGTGCAGCCGCGACACTGCGGCCCGGGTGGAGCGGATGCCCGCAGTCCCGCTACGGCGCCCGGTCGGCCGGCCGGGCGTGACGGGCGGAGACGGGTCGCAGCGGGAGGACGTCGTTGATCCCGCTGGCGCCTCGGCGGCGCATGGGAAGGTGGCCCAGCGCCCTGGTCGATGGCGGCTGCCGGTCCGTCGGGACACCGCCGTGCCTGTCCGGTGCCGGATCGGATGCCACCACCTCGACCAGTCCCTCGCCGGCCATGCGGGACAGTTCGGTGGTCACGGCGAACAGGCCGCGCCCGAGCAGGAGGGCGATGTCGCGTGCACTGCGATGCCCGTCGGCGTACTGGAGGATGTCGCGCCTGGCGCCGGACAGTTCGGGCGCACGAGCGGCGGGTGCGGCACGCACCCGGTCGGTGAACGGGGACAGCGGAGTCCGTAGGGACACGAGGGCGGCCAGGCGCCGCTCCGTCTCCCGCAGCAGCCAGTCGGAGTCGATGCCCTGCGGGGCGGACAGCAGGGGAGGCGGGCGGTCGGCGGCCGGGGCACTGCCCTCGATGCGGCCGGCGGCCATCGCGAAGGCGCCATCCGCCGCGGACATCATGCACATGACCTGAAGCTCCTGCGGGCCCACGAGCGAACGGGACAGCAGGGCCGGACCGAGCCCCCCGGCGGCCTCGTGCCGCAGCGCCGACACGTCGTTCTCGCTCACCCGGCCGGACGCCAACAGCACCCGGACGGCATCCGGCGCCCCCGACGACACCACCGCTGCGACCGCCCCACAGGACAGGTGGACGACTCCACCCGGATCACCCGCCACGACCAGCGCACAGTGCCGCGGCGCCCCCGACGCCGGCGCCAAGGCCCTGGCAAGTCCGCCTACCCCGCCGGCCGGCGCGACGGCAGGTAGTCGGGAACCTCTCGTGGGCCCCTCACCCGTCACCCGCACACCCTCCCCACGTCGCGATCCATTCGAAAACAACCAGGCAGAATGCCTGAGGCCGTGCCAGGTGCAGGTCCCGACCGAAATCGCGGAAATGCCGGGCCGTCCAATTACTGACCTATGCAATCGCAGAATTGTGCAACAGTCAAACTAGTCACATTACGTGAAGGTGCTGTCATATTATTTCACGGCCGGTCGGAAAGGGATCGAAATTATTGTGTCGCGATAGGGGCCTTCGAGGAGTGCCGCGGCGGGCGCCGCGCGGTCGGCGATGGAGTCTCCGACGGGCCGCGGATGCCGACCCGCTGCGGGTGTGCTGCTCGCTGGTGCGGTGTGGAATGCGAGGGCCGGCACCGGGCGATCCGGTCCGGAACGGGGTGAGGGGCTCCGACGTCGTCCGTCTCCGCCGTCGAGGTCGCCGACCCTGCGGCAGGGATATCGGTGGCCGCGGCAGCGTCGAGACAGTCGTAGAAATGAAAGAATTGCATGCCGGGATGGTTGGGGCTGCTGAAATTAGTTCGATAATGGGCGAGCATTGGTCCATTTTTTGGCGAGGCGGTCGGCTCCGGAACGGACTGCGCCCGTCCGCGCTTCGAGTTGCAGGCCGGGGTCGGATCGGATCAGCCAGAGCCGCGCCCTGCCGCCGTCCGGACCTGGCCTACCGCGGCAGCGCAGGTGAGCGCAGCCGCCCGCAGGGAGTTGCCATGGCGCCGGCCACCGGCAGCATCCGAGGGCGAGGGCCGATACGTCGTGAGCCCCGCCGCGCTCGGGTCCGAGGCGAGGCCGCGTGGTCCCAGACTGCGCGCAGCCATCGTCTGCGCGTGAAGCACAGCCGGTCAGGGGCGGCGCCCGGCTGTGCTTCACTCGCTGTGCCTACCGGCGGCCGGACTGCAGGTGTCGTGGTCCCGGTCAGTCGGGCATCATGCCCATTTGGCGCATCATGGCGACGGCGTCCCAGCTCCACCAGCCTTCCATGGCCTTGCCGTCCTCGAACCGCCAGATCGTCATGCCGGACGACTCGATGGTCTTGTTGCTGGCCGGGATGCCCATGTACTCGCCGATGTGGGTGCCGCGCCACATCCAGCGGGTGGCGACCTGATCGCCCTCGGCGATCTGGCTCTGGATCTCGAAGGTGAAGTCGAACGCGCGGCGGTAGCCCTCGATCATCTCCTTGACGGCCGCCGGGCCGACGGTGTCGCCGTCCATGGACGGGTCGTGGTCCCGGTAGTCCGGTGCCACCAGTTCGTCGATGGCGGACATGTCCCCGGTCGCGGGTCCCATCAGCAGTCGGCGGGCCGCGTCCTTGAGGAGCTGCTCGTTGCGGACCAGGTCCAGGTTGGTGAAGGTCGGCGGCTCCTGGCACAGGGCCACCATCTCCCGGAAGATCCGGTCGGTCTCCGGCAGGCCGGAGTTGCGCATCGCCGCCTCGTACGAGGGAAACTCGACGATCTCCACGATGTGCTGGGCGTCCTCGCGGTCCGACCCGAGCATGGTGTGAGTGGCGGTGCGCTTGCCCTGGGTCTGCTCGATCCAGGTGTCCATCAGCTGGTTGAGCTCGTCCGGCCGCTCCGTGCGGCACTCGACGATCTGCACAAACGTCATCGTGAACCTCCCGATTCCGTGCCCCCTCGGATGCCCCGCCGCTTGGATGTGCTGACTCCACTGTGCCCCGGGCGGTGGCGGGCCGCGCTTCGGTGCAGAGCCGATGCGGCTGCCGTGCGTGCCGTCGCCGGCCCGGCGCGCGGTGGCGCTCCGCACTGGTGGGCTCCGCGGCGCCGCCCGCCGACCGGCAGGGCGTCGGGGTGGGGGGCGGACACCGCGGGTTGCCGCGGTGAGCAGGGCCGGCAGCACCGGCATCCTGTGCCGGCTCCTCACCGCGGCGGGCCTCGATCTGAAACGAGTCTCAAGACCGGTCAGGATTCGAGAAGCCTCGGCGGCGGTGCACCTCCTAGCGTGATGGTCATGGCAACCACCGCTTCCACCACAGTCGACACATCCCTCGCGTCCGTCACCGTCGAGGTGACCGACCTTGAGGCTGCCCGCCGCTTCTACAGTGACTTCGGCGTGGACGCATACATCCGCCTGCGGGCGTCCGAGACGCACTCGACCGGATTCCGAGGCTTCACCCTGGCGCTCACCGTGTCCGGGCCGGCCACCGTCGACGGCTTCGTCGGCGCCGCCGTGGACGCCGGCGCCACGGTGCTGAAGCCCGCCGCGAAGTCGCTGTGGGGCTACGGTGGCGTCGTCCAGGCCCCGGACGGGACGATCTGGAAGATCGCGACCTCGGCGAAGAAGGACACCGGCCCCGCCACCCGCGCGATCGACGAGGTCGTCCTGCTGCTCGGCGTCGAGGACGTGAAGGCCACCAAGCAGTTCTACGTCGGCCGGGGCCTGACCGTGGCCAAGAGCTTCGGCGGCAAGTACACCGAGTTCGCCCCCGGGCAGGCCAACCCCGTCAAGCTGGCGCTGTACAAGCGCAGGGCCCTTGCCAAGGACCTCGGCGTCCCCGCCGACGGCACCGGCTCGCACCGCATCGTCCTCGGCAGCACCGCCGACACCTTCACCGACCCGGACGGGTTCGCCTGGGAGGCTGCCGCGCCGCTCGCCCAGACGCCGTCCTGACGACCGGCCCATCCCGATCCCAGCGGCCTGAGGGCCGTACACACCCATGGGCCGCCCCAGGGCAGCACCGGCGGTGGCCCGGAGATCTCGGGAAGGGGCATGGGGTGATCGGGTGTGGGCCACTGGCCGGGCGGCGTGCGCGGCCGCAGGCAGCGCCGGCGGGGACCTGCAACCCGAAGGACGCCCTCCTGCACGGTGCGGGACGGTGTCGTCGGTGTCGACCAGGTGCTGCCCGGGCCGGTTCCGCCGTCGGTCGGCCGGGTGCAGCGGGCCGGGGAGCCGGAGCGTGTTCGGCGGCGTCCTGGTCGACGAGTGCCGGGGCGCCGACAGCCGTCGGCCAGCCGGGCGGCGGGGCATTCCGCGCCGCCCCTGAGCGACTGCGCAGCGCCCGTCCGGTCCGGGGCAGGGCTCCGCAGCCGCCCCCGGCAGCCACTGTCAGGGGAGGCTGTTCCCGGTGCCGGTGCTGGCTGGCCGGGAACGCCGGAGAGGTGCTAGAAATCCCTGGTGGACGTTCCCGCCGCGCCCTCGACCCTGCGCGTTTTCGTGGCGCTCGCTCCGCCCGACGACGCCAAGGACGAGCTGGCCCGGGCGCTGCAGCCCGCCTACGCCAGGTACCCGCGGCTGCGGTGGAACCGGATCGAGGATTGGCACATCACCCTGGCCTTCCTCGGTGAACTGCCCTCCACGGCAGTGCCGTTGCTACGGTCGGTGCTGGCCGGCCGGGCCGCGTCGCACCCCGCCCTGCAGCTGGTCCTGCGTGGGGGCGGCCACTTCGACGAGCGACTGCTGTGGAGCGGGATCGACGGGGACCTGGAGGGACTGCATCTGCTCGCCGCCGACGTCCGGGACCTGGTCAGGTCCTGCGGGATCGAGTTCAGTGACCGCCCGTTGCGCCCTCATCTGACGCTGGCACGGTCCCGTCGCGACGATCCCACCAGCGTGCCGCAGGCTGCGGCCGGGCTCACCGGGTTCGTGGGCCGACCGTGGCGGACCGAGCGTCTCCACCTGGTCGGCAGCAACATCGGCCGTGGGCCCGGGCCGATCCGTTACCGCGACATCGAGGCGTGGCGATTCGGCGCCGAGGTCCGGGCCGGGGACAACAGCACTCCCGCCGAGCCGTAGCCGACAGGCGGGCGCCTCCTCGTGCCCGTGGCGTGCCCGCCGGTCGGCCGGGTGCGGCGGGCAAGGGAGCATCGGAGGCGTCCTGGTACGCCGACACCCGGACTTTCAGTGCCGGTCCCCGTCCGGTCCGGCGCGGGCAGGGTGGCCGGGCGCCCTGGCAGCCGCCTGCCAGGGATGGCTGCGTCGCTGGTGCGCTCTGCCTGTCGGCCAGGGTGCGGTACGGTCCCGCCCGCACCGAGGAAGCACCACTCCCGCCCCGCGAGCAGGTGCGGGGCGGGGCCGGGGTGTTCTTCCGTGAACGCGGTGACGACGGCGGCGCTCGACGGCCGAACCATCGCGGTGAGCGCCGCAAGCGACCGCACGGTGCGCATCTGGGACCTGGACCGCGGAACGCAGCTCGGCGACCCGGTGACCTGCCCCACCGGAGAGGTGCGCAAACTGACGGTCGGGACGGTGGGCGGGCGCCCGACCATCGTGACCGGTGACTGGCGCGGGAAGGGGCAGGTCCGGCTGTGGGACCTGGCCACCCGTGAAACCGTCGACGATCCGCTCACCGGGCTCGAGAGCGTCTTCATCGACTTCTTCGCGGTACTGGACGGCCGCCTCGTCGGCGCTACCTCGGGAGGGATCTACTGCCACTTCCGGGTGTGGGACCTCATCACACGGGAAGCAGTCGGCGGGCAGATCGGCAACGTGGGCGACGAGAAGGAGCGGGCCCCTGGCTGTGGGGATGGTGGAGGGCCGCGCCGTCGGCCTCACCGGGCTGACCACGACGGTGCGGGTGCGGGACCTGGACACCGGTGAGGAGGCGGGCCCGCCCCTGGAGGGGCACGTGGGCCCGGTCCGGTCAGCGGCGCTGGGGATGCTGGACGGCCGGACCATCGTCGTGATCGGCTGCGCCGACGGCACGGTGCGGGTAGTGGGATCAGGCCACCGGCCGGCCGATCGGTGCAGACATGCTCTTCCCCGTCAGCGTGCGTCAGGTCGCGGTCACGCCGGACGGCCGACTGGTGATCTCCTTCGGCAGAGAACTCGCGGTTCTGGCCCCCCGTTGACCCACCCGCTGCGCGTGCGATCCCCACGTGGTCGCGGCTTCCTGCCGGCCCGTTGCCGGTGGCCGCCATCCACAACCCACAACGGGCCCCGCCGCTCGACCCGCACGCGGCTGCAGCGGGCCGCGCGGAGCCGGCGGGAGCCGGACGCGGGCCGCCGCGGACCTGACACCACGTCGGACGGCCGGCGCCTTCAGGGCCCGGGGCACCGCGCGAGCCGGCGACTCGCGCAGGACGGGTCAGGACCGGACGAACGCCAGATCGCCCGGCCGTACCCACTCGCGCGGCCCCGCCGCCCGCAGCACCACGTCCAACACCCGCCCCGGATCCGCGGCATACGCGTGCGAGAACCACGCCATGTTGGCCTCCACCACCGCCCAGCGATGCCCCGGACGGTACGGGTCGAGCAGTTGTCCGACGTCCAGGACGACGGCGCTCGGCAGGGTGTGCCCGGCCGCGACGACCAACCGGCCGACGAACTCCGC is from Streptomyces sp. TLI_235 and encodes:
- a CDS encoding SulP family sulfate permease, whose protein sequence is MSGTVAVAARRFGVRVRAVLPDHAVWATMRRSPRRDLLAGVTVAIVALPLALGFGVASGAGAQAGLATAVVAGALAALFGGSNLQVSGPTGAMTVVLVPIVHRYGTDGVLTVGLLAGLLLVATALGGAGRFMAFVPAPVVEGFTLGIAAVIGLQQVPAALGVKPSGAENVVAAAWDALADFVADPRLAAPALAAGVAVVMLVGARLRPGVPFSLLAVVAATLIASGVSLDVATIGHLPSGLPAPSLGFFHVADVPKLATAAIAVAALAALESLMSATAADAMSVSERHDSDRELFGQGLANLAAPLFGGVAATGAIARTAVNVRSGAASRLAALVHAAVLAAVVFAAAPLVEGIPLAALAGVLIATAVRMVEVASLRALARAGRGEAAILVLTAAATLAFDLVTAVIVGLLVAGALALRQVARSAALTRVPLHEGLPPADHHAEEQALLAEHIVAYRIDGPLFFAAAHRFLLELAETGDVKAVVLRLSRITAIDATGALVLGDAIGKLERRGILVLVSGVREDHLKTLDALGVLDRLHTEHRVFEATPEAIAYARSHLSAVLADAAGRRH
- a CDS encoding ArsR family transcriptional regulator; translated protein: MTIPLYQAKAEFFRTLGHPVRIRVLELLQDGPRPVRELLTEIGIEPSSLSQQLAVLRRTQLVSATREGNTVVYALSTPDVAELLQAARRILSRMITDQSELLAELGGPGRRAAGA
- a CDS encoding ArsR family transcriptional regulator — translated: MPADTQPSVTAVPLYQIKAEFFKTLGHPVRIRVLELLSQREHAVAELLTDVGVEASNLSQQLAVLRRTGVVTSRRDGAAVIYRITSPEVAQLLAVARSILTDVITDRAELLGELSPGPTD
- a CDS encoding alkylphosphonate utilization operon protein PhnA, which produces MSENLPPCPKCSSEYTYAMDALVVCPECGHEWAPADSGTQAPGGRLVKDAVGNVLSDGDTVTVVKALKVKGSASGIKAGTKVRNIRLVDGVDGHDIDCRIEGFGAMQLKSSVVKKA
- a CDS encoding putative lactoylglutathione lyase translates to MVMATTASTTVDTSLASVTVEVTDLEAARRFYSDFGVDAYIRLRASETHSTGFRGFTLALTVSGPATVDGFVGAAVDAGATVLKPAAKSLWGYGGVVQAPDGTIWKIATSAKKDTGPATRAIDEVVLLLGVEDVKATKQFYVGRGLTVAKSFGGKYTEFAPGQANPVKLALYKRRALAKDLGVPADGTGSHRIVLGSTADTFTDPDGFAWEAAAPLAQTPS
- a CDS encoding 2'-5' RNA ligase, whose amino-acid sequence is MDVPAAPSTLRVFVALAPPDDAKDELARALQPAYARYPRLRWNRIEDWHITLAFLGELPSTAVPLLRSVLAGRAASHPALQLVLRGGGHFDERLLWSGIDGDLEGLHLLAADVRDLVRSCGIEFSDRPLRPHLTLARSRRDDPTSVPQAAAGLTGFVGRPWRTERLHLVGSNIGRGPGPIRYRDIEAWRFGAEVRAGDNSTPAEP